Proteins encoded by one window of Salvia splendens isolate huo1 chromosome 7, SspV2, whole genome shotgun sequence:
- the LOC121811196 gene encoding scarecrow-like protein 14 encodes MGTISRCDSRNEFQLTYSEECSGQAAARHSSGEGSVPGDYFGNVFDYIKRMLMEEDDLDHRPCMFQDCSALQAAEKYFHDALSDRASAPPLDFTGSANFPPSDPSTISCDLDWLAESRAVVVDSNPPHHDSTNFHQFLQNSPDHAAAGVRKTRGRGGENEDQKRCSKQSAAGYAEESVQLDKYDKSLLCPKLNPHFYDDSPPCLDDETSDDSEEESKKQYRKTKEVKRGRPKGSKKNRKVSQVMDLRTLLTRCAEAVSTYNTAAAQNLLNQTRQHSSPYGDPNERLAHCFANALDARMTGNGAALYTSSAAKSIPAAQLLKSYQSYVTACPFKRMSNIFANKSIAKISREATKLHIIDFGILYGFQWPCIIHGLSLKPGGPPRLKITGIDYPQPGFRPGERVEQTGRRLVECCKRFNVPFEYKAIAKRWDEVDLEELEIHSEEMVVVNCLYRLRHTSDESSGVGSQRDAVLSLIKRINPVLFVHGVANGSYSASFFTTRFKEALFHYSSVFDMMEATLPREDPDRLMYEREVYGRDVMNVIACEGAERVERPDTYKQWQMRNQRAGFGVVALNREIVEEVRAKVRWGYHTDFLLEEDGGWLLQGWKGRVMYALSCWTPFPNPISM; translated from the coding sequence ATGGGGACTATTTCACGGTGTGATTCAAGGAATGAGTTCCAATTAACCTACTCCGAAGAATGCTCTGGACAGGCGGCAGCGCGTCACAGCAGCGGCGAAGGTTCTGTGCCGGGCGATTACTTCGGCAACGTCTTCGACTACATAAAGCGGATGCTGATGGAGGAAGACGACTTGGACCACCGCCCCTGCATGTTCCAAGACTGCTCCGCTCTCCAAGCCGCCGAGAAATACTTCCACGACGCCCTCAGCGACCGTGCCTCCGCGCCGCCGCTCGATTTCACCGGATCCGCTAATTTCCCTCCCTCCGATCCTTCCACCATCTCCTGCGATCTCGATTGGCTCGCTGAGAGCCGCGCCGTCGTCGTCGATTCCAATCCGCCTCATCACGATTCTACAAACTTCCACCAATTTCTACAAAATTCTCCCGATCACGCCGCCGCGGGAGTGAGGAAAACCCGCGGCCGCGGCGGCGAGAATGAAGATCAGAAGCGGTGCAGCAAGCAATCAGCAGCAGGGTATGCTGAGGAATCGGTGCAATTGGATAAGTACGACAAAAGCTTGCTCTGCCCAAAGCTGAATCCCCATTTCTACGACGACTCTCCTCCTTGCCTCGACGACGAAACCTCCGACGACAGCGAAGAAGAAAGCAAGAAGCAGTACAGAAAAACCAAAGAGGTGAAACGCGGCAGACCAAAAGGCAGCAAAAAAAACCGCAAAGTAAGCCAAGTTATGGACCTCCGCACCCTCCTCACCCGCTGCGCCGAAGCCGTCTCCACTTACAACACCGCCGCCGCGCAAAATCTCCTGAACCAAACCAGACAACACTCCTCCCCCTACGGCGATCCCAACGAGAGACTCGCGCACTGCTTCGCCAACGCGTTAGATGCCAGAATGACCGGCAACGGCGCCGCCCTGTACACCTCCTCCGCCGCGAAATCCATCCCGGCCGCGCAGCTCCTCAAGTCGTATCAATCCTACGTCACAGCCTGCCCCTTCAAAAGAATGTCCAACATATTCGCTAACAAATCAATAGCAAAAATCTCTCGAGAGGCAACCAAGCTCCACATCATAGATTTCGGGATCTTATACGGCTTCCAATGGCCCTGCATCATCCACGGCCTATCTCTAAAGCCGGGAGGGCCTCCACGGCTGAAGATCACCGGGATCGACTATCCTCAACCCGGGTTCAGGCCAGGGGAGAGAGTGGAGCAGACAGGGAGGCGCCTGGTGGAATGCTGCAAGAGATTCAACGTCCCCTTCGAGTACAAGGCCATCGCCAAGCGATGGGACGAGGTGGATTTGGAGGAGTTGGAGATCCATAGCGAGGAAATGGTGGTGGTCAACTGTTTATACAGGCTGAGGCACACGTCGGACGAGTCCTCGGGCGTGGGGAGCCAGCGGGATGCGGTGCTGAGCCTGATAAAGAGGATAAATCCGGTGCTTTTCGTGCATGGGGTGGCGAACGGGAGCTACAGCGCGTCGTTCTTCACGACGAGGTTTAAGGAGGCGCTGTTCCACTACTCGTCGGTGTTCGACATGATGGAGGCGACGCTGCCGAGGGAGGATCCGGATAGGTTGATGTATGAGAGGGAGGTGTATGGAAGGGATGTGATGAATGTGATCGCGTGCGAGGGGGCGGAGAGGGTGGAGAGGCCGGATACGTACAAGCAGTGGCAGATGAGGAATCAGAGGGCCGGGTTTGGGGTGGTGGCGTTGAATAGGGAGATTGTGGAGGAGGTGAGGGCGAAGGTGAGGTGGGGTTACCATACTGATTTTCTACTGGAGGAAGATGGAGGGTGGCTGTTGCAAGGATGGAAAGGCAGAGTTATGTATGCGCTTTCTTGTTGGACTCCTTTCCCCAATCCCATATCAATGTGA